From Daucus carota subsp. sativus chromosome 6, DH1 v3.0, whole genome shotgun sequence:
TCACCTATGGTGAAGGGAGGTTTCTCATGAGGAGCGCGTCGAAGGGCCTCTGTCTCGGTCTTCTTGCCGCTAGGAGTTGCCATTCGGCCGCCTGCACCCATTATGAAGAAGCCTTATGGAGAATTTTGCTTAACCCCCTTGGCTTTTGTTGTGTGTTATTGCTCTGAGGCTCCTAAGGCTGGAACTTGTAGATTTATAAGGATGTTGTAGAGGTATTGTTTATGTATCAAAGTGGACTCATCAGTCAGCACACATGTTGAATAAAACGCACGCCAGGGGCCAGCCAGTTGAGGAGTGAGGAGTGTGATTGAGCAATGGAGCAGTTTCAAGTGCAACTGGCGTGCtgcattagaaaaataaaaaaaaatggggCACTGGTTTATCGTTTGTTTGACAATGCGGGGCCTAAAGTTTTGGTCTTGAATGTCCGGCTCCTAGTCACTAGTTTAAAATTCAATCTTTAATCCGGTCCTCTTTGGCGGCTACAGAGAGAATTTTGATATGCAGGGCACATGTGGTTTGGGGACTCCGGCATCTCCCTCGTTCAAGATGTGGCAATCATATTTATGTTATTTCCAACAATTAGCTTCGGCTCAAAATACAATATTGACTGTTATATTATAAAGATCATAGGATGGTATCTCCAACCTAACAATTGATATTTAGAGTAGGTCACGGGTCGTCAAAATGTTATTGGAaaagaagtaaaaaaaaaaaaaatagttttctcAACTTTTGAGATTCGTGAAAGTGCTTATACTTCTTTACACGATGGACTCACTTTCTATCGAAAGAAGCCGGGCTTCTCTGTTGCCAAATGAGCACTTAGAAGCTACTATCTTTTAGTGCTTGGTTCTATTGAACTCATAAAAAGTAAGCTCCCATCCTGTCAATGCCCTATAATGACGGGGCATGTTTGGCACCAAATGGGCACGTAGAAGCTCCTCTCGTAGCTTGATTGTTGTATGGTTCTACTGAGCTTATAAAAAAGTAAGCTCCCATCCTATCAATGATCGATAAATATAATACATGGAAAACATGCAAAAAAGTTGAATTCATCATTGAAAGCAAACCAAGTAACTATAAGATTCAACTTCACTTTAATTTtactataacaaaaataaaacatattacaGAGTCTTGATACCAGAGCACTAACAGTAAAAATGTAAAACCAAAGTACCGGCGACATTCAATTTGGAACAGTCCGAGAGAAATCTAATTCATCCTTCTGATGAGCTCATTCACAAATCCCTCACGGTTACCAGCATCACCTCCCTCAACATAGTGATTTCGTTTCTTCTTGAGACCACCAAGTGGTGCCTTGAGCTGGAATGGCCAGAGAAAGTTGTTCGCTTCCTTGAAGTGAGGTCCAACAGTCATAATTTCATGGATCAAGTCTTCAACACAGAGTATTCCAAACTTGCCCAGAGCCTGTAAATCACACATTGGAATACGTGGTCAGCGTAGAAAGCTTTgcaatgcaagagccaagaatcTACTAGGATCTGATTATTTCTTCAACATACCTGCTCAACGATGGAATTGTCTGTCAAGGCGATTCTCTGCCCTTTAAGTTTTCCATGGCCCCTCTTGTAAATCAGCTCTTTAACACTTTTCAAGTTGGGGTATCTAGAAGGGAATGAAAACAAATCAATTACATTGCACAATGAACATCCGTTAGTAATTGCACAAACCAGTCTCAATCAATAGGTGTTCACTGTCTAAATAATTAGGCTGCTTACCCATATGTAACATAAGGCTCCACCCTGTGCAACATGTTGAGGGTTGCTTTGTTTACCTTCAAGAAAACACCATTGAATATCTGAAAACAGAAGATACAAGGATTAGATTCAATTTATAACGTATATGCACGTACTTTGTTATTTTGAATCACAGGCCATTCAATTAAATTACAACTGCTAAGAAATATCACAAAACTCTTGTAAAAACGATACTATGTAAGGAGGGTATAGGCTACTATTACGCAACAAGCAGTGTTACTTCATACAGTTAACACATGGTTGTTATTAATGCTAGTACATATACATTTTCTAGGCACTACCTATCACATTAtttcattataaat
This genomic window contains:
- the LOC108224710 gene encoding large ribosomal subunit protein uL30y; the encoded protein is MVEGNAVVPESFLKKQKRADEWALAKKQEVEATKKKNLEKRKLFFNRAKGYAVEYAKQERELIDLKREARLKGGFYVSPEPKLLFIIRIRGINAIDPKTKKILQLLRLRQIFNGVFLKVNKATLNMLHRVEPYVTYGYPNLKSVKELIYKRGHGKLKGQRIALTDNSIVEQALGKFGILCVEDLIHEIMTVGPHFKEANNFLWPFQLKAPLGGLKKKRNHYVEGGDAGNREGFVNELIRRMN